In Anguilla rostrata isolate EN2019 chromosome 1, ASM1855537v3, whole genome shotgun sequence, a genomic segment contains:
- the lrrc9 gene encoding leucine-rich repeat-containing protein 9 isoform X2, whose amino-acid sequence MTQSEKQKPTSDEEVIKELCISNGISYEKVSQDGSNIRSLEMFFSGYPRMVGLSLFPRLSQLIVVGQSVSHIEGLEFCPLLQELWVVECQLTNVSGLQTCRQLQKLYIYDNKISKIENLEMLDSLEVLWINSNCITLIEGLDTLLNLRELNLADNAIERIGHGLDCNSGLENLNLSGNKISSFKELTHLARLPSLTSLGLKDPQSVPNPVCLLCNYATHVLYHMPGLQRLDTYYVSNRQIKDTAESTVMKKMMYYNMRVKSAQRQLAKTQAKLLEHKKKLMKLPEERIRAFSYALKQLEGELAEVQMHRKSAHTWETGPSSQAEEASESDATPDDITRDPRLEYKLHCKLGAVKERLRVWMQRLEDIETHHQQSLTLATERKEQMVHFLLMELETVGNIRFEEGSPSDPWFSSCYDLLLSRFCVWDFSGHGITGIKINGIIRIHNRALRLRFEDKLHVLLASDESTIFSQNYKRWLEYLFYVYDPERADGNEFLHIPEEGFRTADGYKALGRERAVPLSNSLSVCEKLRMEYALKQARARGRRCGDSLPFRHGQILVAKVFLGRSTSAREGVEVDPEKYSKVHSVFRSARKDSEKLCSAKHHNSCECSLRQCQWYVFDHELVLPEYLIDFDYVTQDRNQCGFLEQKPSSNTEVSAQCSPDASLDEEALGMEPVLQPRPKMPSLDEKALLAVARANVLSQITVLNLHGNSLSRLKEISRLTALRRLTVSFNELTHLDDISHMPNLEFVDASHNRLVTLEGLRGLGRLKQLDLRWNQLSRTREETSVLRKHAPALLRLHIRHNPWHKPGTVRTTVLGRLKTLTHLDDQLVTEEEAAAAVQIAADSRINQAALLAHSRTDPDRPRSLSLLSAAQLLTQLSPNPWDLSGLLEPGWTSKITALNLDGQRLSRLTNLDKLVNLRWASFNNNDITKAEGLDSCQHLEELSLNDNYISRMDGVSKLHRLTRLSMNGNQLTSLDGGVLDRLPNLHFLSLENNGISSLQGVQRARSLFEFYIGNNRISTTRDVYHLKSLTNLIILDLYGNPLVEKQENYRIYVVFHLPSLKALDGVAVTSECENAKDVFGGRLTLDMVTEKLGHSNYSDISQLDVQSSSIRTVDLTPGDLFSNLQHVNLERNNLTSFSGLVYLPKIKALHLNYNHIESILPRQKAQAQAHLTNRQILYHKVISSGYGQQAMSKGSRDAGPGDSLEPLMTNLEVLHLSHNGISNLANLQLSRLTNLKALFLQANEITQVEGLEGLLQLRELALDRNRIKALGETSFSGQGVLLELHLTENRLRELSNLHPLGQLRRLFLGVNKLQDLSEIDKLEALPSLTELSVVGNPVARRSQHRSSVVLRLSRLQVLDGTAVTLEERTRAELAYAETQCSLPTSAAPEANVPCLLPFMPRGVPLRSTTIALPHLLGQDGQLPFGLEEAPLSDPPRHKANGRQKQNGGFIPPQCRSGPPEMAFRQLRGAVALPTTCLLPNGHRVVIPYPHQQEQDGRCQSASKPPLM is encoded by the exons ATGACCCAGAGTGAAAAGCAAAAACCCACCAGTGATGAAGAAGTCATCAAGGAATTG TGCATTAGCAACGGCATATCCTATGAGAAGGTGTCCCAAGATGGAAGCAACATCAGGTCTCTGGAGATGTTTTTCTCAGGGTATCCGCGCATGGTGGGACTGTCCCTGTTCCCCAGGCTAAGCCAGCTGATAGTGGTGGGCCAGAGTGTGAGCCACATAGAGGGCCTGGAATTTTGCCCTCTGCTTCAGGAGCTCTGGGTAGTGGAATGCCAGCTGACG AACGTCTCTGGACTCCAAACTTGCCGTCAGTTACAGAAGCTGTACATTTATGACAATAAGATCAGTAAGATTGAAAACTTGGAAATGCTGGACAGCCTGGAGGTCTTATGGATCAACAGCAACTGCATTACTCTCATTGAG GGGCTGGATACTCTCCTAAATCTGAGAGAACTGAACCTTGCTGACAACGCTATTGAAAGAATTG gaCACGGTCTTGATTGTAACTCTGGGCTTGAAAATCTAAATTTATCAGGAAATAAAATCAGCTCCTTTAAG gagctCACGCACCTGGCACGTCTTCCCAGCCTGACGTCACTGGGGCTGAAGGACCCGCAGTCCGTCCCCAACCCCGTGTGTCTGCTGTGTAACTACGCCACGCACGTGCTCTACCACATGCCCGGCCTGCAGAGGCTGGACACCTACTACGTTTCCAACAGGCAGATAAAGGACACGGCGGAG TCCACTGTGATGAAGAAGATGATGTATTACAATATGCGGGTGAAGTCTGCGCAGAGACAGCTGGCTAAGACACAGGCCAAACTGCTGGAGCACAAGAAGAAACTCATGAAGCTGCCAGAGGAGCGAATCAGGGCTTTCAGCTACGCCCTCAAACAG CTGGAAGGCGAGCTGGCAGAGGTGCAGATGCACAGGAAGTCTGCGCACACCTGGGAGACCGGCCCTTCCTCTCAGGCCGAGGAAGCCAGCGAGTCCGACGCCACGCCCGATGACATCACCAGGGACCCCAGGCTGGAGTACAAACTCCACTGCAAACTGGGCGCGGTGAAAGAGAGGCTGAGAGTATGGATGCagagactggagga TATTGAGACCCATCACCAGCAGAGCCTAACCCTGGCCACAGAGAGGAAGGAGCAGATGGTGCACTTCCTGTTAATGGAGCTGGAGACGGTGGGGAACATCCGCTTCGAGGAGGGCAGCCCCTCTGACCCCTG GTTCAGCTCCTGCTACGACCTCCTCCTGTCGCGCTTCTGCGTCTGGGACTTCAGCGGCCACGGCATCACCGGGATCAAGATCAACGGCATCATCCGCATCCACAACCGCGCGCTGCGGCTGCGCTTCGAGGACAAGCTGCACGTCCTGCTGGCCAGCGATGAGTCCACCATTTTCTCGCA AAACTACAAGCGCTGGCTGGAGTACCTGTTCTACGTGTACGACCCGGAGCGTGCCGATGGGAACGAGTTCCTGCACATCCCCGAGGAAGGCTTCAGAACGGCGGACGGGTACAAG gctctggggagagagagggccgtACCGCTGTCCAACAGCCTGAGCGTGTGTGAGAAGCTCAGGATGGAGTACGCGCTCAAACAGGCGCGGGCCAGGGGGAGGCGCTGTGGTGACTCCCTCCCTTTCAGACACG GCCAGATCCTGGTGGCCAAGGTGTTCCTGGGACGCAGCACGTCAGCTCGGGAAGGGGTGGAAGTGGACCCCGAAAAGTACTCCAAAGTGCACTCTGTCTTCCGCAGCGCCAGAAAGGACTcag AAAAGCTCTGCTCTGCTAAACACCACAACAGCTGTGAGTGCAGCCTTCGCCAGTGCCAGTGGTACGTCTTCGACCACGAGCTGGTCCTCCCAGAGTACCTCATCGACTTTGACTACGTCACTCAG GACAGAAACCAGTGCGGGTTCCTGGAGCAAAAGCCCTCCAGCAACACAGAGGTATCCGCCCAGTGCTCCCCGGACGCCAGCCTGGACGAGGAGGCCCTCGGCATGGAGCCCGTCCTCCAGCCCAGGCCCAAGATGCCGAGCCTGGATGAGAAGGCCCTGCTGGCAGTGGCCCGGGCCAACGTGCTGAGCCAGATCACC GTCCTtaatctccatggcaacagcctGAGCAGGCTGAAGGAGATCTCGCGCCTCACAGCCCTGCGGCGGCTGACCGTCAGCTTCAACGAGCTCACACATCTGGACGACATCTCGCATATG ccCAACCTGGAGTTTGTGGATGCGAGCCACAATCGCCTGGTGACTCTGGAGGGCCTCCGGGGGCTGGGCCGGCTCAAGCAGCTGGACCTGCGCTGGAACCAGCTCAGCCGGACCAGGGAGGAGACCAGCGTGCTGCGAAAGCATGCGCCCGCCCTGCTGCGCCTCCACATCCGGCACAATCCCTGGCacaag CCTGGGACGGTGCGGACCACGGTGCTGGGCCGCCTGAAGACGCTGACGCACCTGGACGACCAGCTGGTGACTGAGGAggaggctgctgctgcagtgcagatTGCTGCTGACTCCAGAATTAACCAG GCTGCCCTGTTGGCCCACTCCCGGACCGACCCGGACCGGCCCCGCAGCCTCAGCCTCCTCTCTGCGGCCCAGCTCTTGACCCAGCTCAGCCCAAACCCCTGGGACCTTAGCGGCCTACTGGAACCGGGCTGGACCTCCAAG ATCACTGCCCTCAACCTGGATGGTCAGAGGCTCTCTCGGCTCACCAACCTGGACAAACTGGTCAACCTGCGCTGGGCGTCGTTCAATAACAATGACATCACCAAGGCAGAGGGGCTGGACAGCTGCCAGCATCTGGAGGAGCTGTCCCTCAATGACAACTACATCTCCAGAATGGACG GTGTGTCCAAACTGCACCGTCTCACCCGCCTGAGCATGAACGGGAACCAGCTGACCAGTCTGGACGGGGGAGTCCTGGACCGGCTTCCCaacctccacttcctgtctttggAGAACAACGGCATCAGCTCCCTGCAGGGCGTCCAGCGCGCCCGCTCCCTCTTCGAGTTCTACATCGGCAACAACCGCATCTCCACCACCAGGGACGTCTATCACCTGAAG agCCTGACAAACCTCATCATCCTGGATCTATATGGGAATCCTCTggtggaaaaacaggaaaactaCAGAATATACGTGGTGTTCCACCTGCCCTCTCTCAAGGCTTTGGATGGGGTGGCAGTG ACGTCGGAGTGCGAGAACGCCAAGGACGTGTTTGGAGGGCGGCTGACTCTCGACATGGTGACAGAGAAGCTGGGTCACTCCAACTACTCAGACATCTCCCAGCTGGACGTGCAGTCCTCCTCTATCAG GACCGTGGACCTGACCCCTGGAGATCTGTTCAGCAATCTACAGCATGTCAACCTGGAGCGAAACAATCTCACCTCCTTCAGCGGCCTCGTCTACTTACCCAAAATCAAG GCGCTGCATTTGAATTACAACCACATTGAGTCCATCCTGCCCAGACAgaaggcccaggcccaggcccaccTGACCAACAGGCAGATTCTGTACCATAAGGTCATCTCTAGCGGCTACGGGCAGCAGGCCATGTCCAAGGGCAGCAG GGATGCGGGCCCTGGAGACAGCCTGGAGCCACTAATGACAAACCTGGAGGTGCTGCATTTGAGCCACAATGGCATCTCCAACCTGGCCAATCTGCAGCTCAGCAGGCTGACCAATCTCAAGGCGCTCTTCCTCCAAG CCAATGAGATCACCCAGGtggaggggctggaggggctGCTGCAGCTGCGAGAGCTGGCCCTGGACCGCAACCGCATCAAGGCCCTGGGGGAGACCTCGTTCAGCGGCCAGGGCGTCCTGCTGGAGCTCCACCTGACCGAGAACCGCCTGCGGGAGCTCAGCAACCTGCACCCGCTCGGCCAGCTGCGCAGGCTCTTCCTGGGCGTGAACAAGCTGCAG GATCTCTCTGAGATTGACAAGCTGGaggccctcccctctctcaccgaGCTGTCTGTGGTGGGGAACCCT GTGGCCCGCCGCTCCCAGCACCGGTCCTCTGTGGTGCTGCGGCTCTCCCGGCTGCAGGTGCTGGATGGCACGGCCGTGACGCTGGAGGAGAGGACCCGCGCAGAGCTGGCCTACGCTGAGACTCAG TGCTCTCTGCCCACTAGCGCCGCCCCGGAGGCCAACGTGCCCTGCCTGCTGCCCTTCATGCCACGAGGCGTCCCGCTGCGCAGCACCACCATCGCGCTCCCTCACCTGCTGGGGCAGGACGGACAGCTGCCCTTCGGCCTGGAGGAGGCGCCGCTGAGCGACCCACCCAGAC acaaagcaaacgGGAGGCAGAAGCAAAATGGCGGGTTCATCCCCCCGCAGTGCCGCAGTGGCCCGCCAGAAATGGCCTTCCGACAGCTCCGAGGGGCGGTGGCCCTCCCCACCACATGCCTCCTTCCCAACGGCCACAGGGTCGTCATCCCGTACCCCCACCAGCAAGAGCAGGACGGCAG GTGCCAGAGTGCTTCCAAACCGCCATTGATGTAG
- the lrrc9 gene encoding leucine-rich repeat-containing protein 9 isoform X1 has product MTQSEKQKPTSDEEVIKELCISNGISYEKVSQDGSNIRSLEMFFSGYPRMVGLSLFPRLSQLIVVGQSVSHIEGLEFCPLLQELWVVECQLTNVSGLQTCRQLQKLYIYDNKISKIENLEMLDSLEVLWINSNCITLIEGLDTLLNLRELNLADNAIERIGHGLDCNSGLENLNLSGNKISSFKELTHLARLPSLTSLGLKDPQSVPNPVCLLCNYATHVLYHMPGLQRLDTYYVSNRQIKDTAESTVMKKMMYYNMRVKSAQRQLAKTQAKLLEHKKKLMKLPEERIRAFSYALKQLEGELAEVQMHRKSAHTWETGPSSQAEEASESDATPDDITRDPRLEYKLHCKLGAVKERLRVWMQRLEDIETHHQQSLTLATERKEQMVHFLLMELETVGNIRFEEGSPSDPWFSSCYDLLLSRFCVWDFSGHGITGIKINGIIRIHNRALRLRFEDKLHVLLASDESTIFSQNYKRWLEYLFYVYDPERADGNEFLHIPEEGFRTADGYKALGRERAVPLSNSLSVCEKLRMEYALKQARARGRRCGDSLPFRHGQILVAKVFLGRSTSAREGVEVDPEKYSKVHSVFRSARKDSEKLCSAKHHNSCECSLRQCQWYVFDHELVLPEYLIDFDYVTQDRNQCGFLEQKPSSNTEVSAQCSPDASLDEEALGMEPVLQPRPKMPSLDEKALLAVARANVLSQITVLNLHGNSLSRLKEISRLTALRRLTVSFNELTHLDDISHMPNLEFVDASHNRLVTLEGLRGLGRLKQLDLRWNQLSRTREETSVLRKHAPALLRLHIRHNPWHKPGTVRTTVLGRLKTLTHLDDQLVTEEEAAAAVQIAADSRINQAALLAHSRTDPDRPRSLSLLSAAQLLTQLSPNPWDLSGLLEPGWTSKITALNLDGQRLSRLTNLDKLVNLRWASFNNNDITKAEGLDSCQHLEELSLNDNYISRMDGVSKLHRLTRLSMNGNQLTSLDGGVLDRLPNLHFLSLENNGISSLQGVQRARSLFEFYIGNNRISTTRDVYHLKSLTNLIILDLYGNPLVEKQENYRIYVVFHLPSLKALDGVAVETSECENAKDVFGGRLTLDMVTEKLGHSNYSDISQLDVQSSSIRTVDLTPGDLFSNLQHVNLERNNLTSFSGLVYLPKIKALHLNYNHIESILPRQKAQAQAHLTNRQILYHKVISSGYGQQAMSKGSRDAGPGDSLEPLMTNLEVLHLSHNGISNLANLQLSRLTNLKALFLQANEITQVEGLEGLLQLRELALDRNRIKALGETSFSGQGVLLELHLTENRLRELSNLHPLGQLRRLFLGVNKLQDLSEIDKLEALPSLTELSVVGNPVARRSQHRSSVVLRLSRLQVLDGTAVTLEERTRAELAYAETQCSLPTSAAPEANVPCLLPFMPRGVPLRSTTIALPHLLGQDGQLPFGLEEAPLSDPPRHKANGRQKQNGGFIPPQCRSGPPEMAFRQLRGAVALPTTCLLPNGHRVVIPYPHQQEQDGRCQSASKPPLM; this is encoded by the exons ATGACCCAGAGTGAAAAGCAAAAACCCACCAGTGATGAAGAAGTCATCAAGGAATTG TGCATTAGCAACGGCATATCCTATGAGAAGGTGTCCCAAGATGGAAGCAACATCAGGTCTCTGGAGATGTTTTTCTCAGGGTATCCGCGCATGGTGGGACTGTCCCTGTTCCCCAGGCTAAGCCAGCTGATAGTGGTGGGCCAGAGTGTGAGCCACATAGAGGGCCTGGAATTTTGCCCTCTGCTTCAGGAGCTCTGGGTAGTGGAATGCCAGCTGACG AACGTCTCTGGACTCCAAACTTGCCGTCAGTTACAGAAGCTGTACATTTATGACAATAAGATCAGTAAGATTGAAAACTTGGAAATGCTGGACAGCCTGGAGGTCTTATGGATCAACAGCAACTGCATTACTCTCATTGAG GGGCTGGATACTCTCCTAAATCTGAGAGAACTGAACCTTGCTGACAACGCTATTGAAAGAATTG gaCACGGTCTTGATTGTAACTCTGGGCTTGAAAATCTAAATTTATCAGGAAATAAAATCAGCTCCTTTAAG gagctCACGCACCTGGCACGTCTTCCCAGCCTGACGTCACTGGGGCTGAAGGACCCGCAGTCCGTCCCCAACCCCGTGTGTCTGCTGTGTAACTACGCCACGCACGTGCTCTACCACATGCCCGGCCTGCAGAGGCTGGACACCTACTACGTTTCCAACAGGCAGATAAAGGACACGGCGGAG TCCACTGTGATGAAGAAGATGATGTATTACAATATGCGGGTGAAGTCTGCGCAGAGACAGCTGGCTAAGACACAGGCCAAACTGCTGGAGCACAAGAAGAAACTCATGAAGCTGCCAGAGGAGCGAATCAGGGCTTTCAGCTACGCCCTCAAACAG CTGGAAGGCGAGCTGGCAGAGGTGCAGATGCACAGGAAGTCTGCGCACACCTGGGAGACCGGCCCTTCCTCTCAGGCCGAGGAAGCCAGCGAGTCCGACGCCACGCCCGATGACATCACCAGGGACCCCAGGCTGGAGTACAAACTCCACTGCAAACTGGGCGCGGTGAAAGAGAGGCTGAGAGTATGGATGCagagactggagga TATTGAGACCCATCACCAGCAGAGCCTAACCCTGGCCACAGAGAGGAAGGAGCAGATGGTGCACTTCCTGTTAATGGAGCTGGAGACGGTGGGGAACATCCGCTTCGAGGAGGGCAGCCCCTCTGACCCCTG GTTCAGCTCCTGCTACGACCTCCTCCTGTCGCGCTTCTGCGTCTGGGACTTCAGCGGCCACGGCATCACCGGGATCAAGATCAACGGCATCATCCGCATCCACAACCGCGCGCTGCGGCTGCGCTTCGAGGACAAGCTGCACGTCCTGCTGGCCAGCGATGAGTCCACCATTTTCTCGCA AAACTACAAGCGCTGGCTGGAGTACCTGTTCTACGTGTACGACCCGGAGCGTGCCGATGGGAACGAGTTCCTGCACATCCCCGAGGAAGGCTTCAGAACGGCGGACGGGTACAAG gctctggggagagagagggccgtACCGCTGTCCAACAGCCTGAGCGTGTGTGAGAAGCTCAGGATGGAGTACGCGCTCAAACAGGCGCGGGCCAGGGGGAGGCGCTGTGGTGACTCCCTCCCTTTCAGACACG GCCAGATCCTGGTGGCCAAGGTGTTCCTGGGACGCAGCACGTCAGCTCGGGAAGGGGTGGAAGTGGACCCCGAAAAGTACTCCAAAGTGCACTCTGTCTTCCGCAGCGCCAGAAAGGACTcag AAAAGCTCTGCTCTGCTAAACACCACAACAGCTGTGAGTGCAGCCTTCGCCAGTGCCAGTGGTACGTCTTCGACCACGAGCTGGTCCTCCCAGAGTACCTCATCGACTTTGACTACGTCACTCAG GACAGAAACCAGTGCGGGTTCCTGGAGCAAAAGCCCTCCAGCAACACAGAGGTATCCGCCCAGTGCTCCCCGGACGCCAGCCTGGACGAGGAGGCCCTCGGCATGGAGCCCGTCCTCCAGCCCAGGCCCAAGATGCCGAGCCTGGATGAGAAGGCCCTGCTGGCAGTGGCCCGGGCCAACGTGCTGAGCCAGATCACC GTCCTtaatctccatggcaacagcctGAGCAGGCTGAAGGAGATCTCGCGCCTCACAGCCCTGCGGCGGCTGACCGTCAGCTTCAACGAGCTCACACATCTGGACGACATCTCGCATATG ccCAACCTGGAGTTTGTGGATGCGAGCCACAATCGCCTGGTGACTCTGGAGGGCCTCCGGGGGCTGGGCCGGCTCAAGCAGCTGGACCTGCGCTGGAACCAGCTCAGCCGGACCAGGGAGGAGACCAGCGTGCTGCGAAAGCATGCGCCCGCCCTGCTGCGCCTCCACATCCGGCACAATCCCTGGCacaag CCTGGGACGGTGCGGACCACGGTGCTGGGCCGCCTGAAGACGCTGACGCACCTGGACGACCAGCTGGTGACTGAGGAggaggctgctgctgcagtgcagatTGCTGCTGACTCCAGAATTAACCAG GCTGCCCTGTTGGCCCACTCCCGGACCGACCCGGACCGGCCCCGCAGCCTCAGCCTCCTCTCTGCGGCCCAGCTCTTGACCCAGCTCAGCCCAAACCCCTGGGACCTTAGCGGCCTACTGGAACCGGGCTGGACCTCCAAG ATCACTGCCCTCAACCTGGATGGTCAGAGGCTCTCTCGGCTCACCAACCTGGACAAACTGGTCAACCTGCGCTGGGCGTCGTTCAATAACAATGACATCACCAAGGCAGAGGGGCTGGACAGCTGCCAGCATCTGGAGGAGCTGTCCCTCAATGACAACTACATCTCCAGAATGGACG GTGTGTCCAAACTGCACCGTCTCACCCGCCTGAGCATGAACGGGAACCAGCTGACCAGTCTGGACGGGGGAGTCCTGGACCGGCTTCCCaacctccacttcctgtctttggAGAACAACGGCATCAGCTCCCTGCAGGGCGTCCAGCGCGCCCGCTCCCTCTTCGAGTTCTACATCGGCAACAACCGCATCTCCACCACCAGGGACGTCTATCACCTGAAG agCCTGACAAACCTCATCATCCTGGATCTATATGGGAATCCTCTggtggaaaaacaggaaaactaCAGAATATACGTGGTGTTCCACCTGCCCTCTCTCAAGGCTTTGGATGGGGTGGCAGTG GAGACGTCGGAGTGCGAGAACGCCAAGGACGTGTTTGGAGGGCGGCTGACTCTCGACATGGTGACAGAGAAGCTGGGTCACTCCAACTACTCAGACATCTCCCAGCTGGACGTGCAGTCCTCCTCTATCAG GACCGTGGACCTGACCCCTGGAGATCTGTTCAGCAATCTACAGCATGTCAACCTGGAGCGAAACAATCTCACCTCCTTCAGCGGCCTCGTCTACTTACCCAAAATCAAG GCGCTGCATTTGAATTACAACCACATTGAGTCCATCCTGCCCAGACAgaaggcccaggcccaggcccaccTGACCAACAGGCAGATTCTGTACCATAAGGTCATCTCTAGCGGCTACGGGCAGCAGGCCATGTCCAAGGGCAGCAG GGATGCGGGCCCTGGAGACAGCCTGGAGCCACTAATGACAAACCTGGAGGTGCTGCATTTGAGCCACAATGGCATCTCCAACCTGGCCAATCTGCAGCTCAGCAGGCTGACCAATCTCAAGGCGCTCTTCCTCCAAG CCAATGAGATCACCCAGGtggaggggctggaggggctGCTGCAGCTGCGAGAGCTGGCCCTGGACCGCAACCGCATCAAGGCCCTGGGGGAGACCTCGTTCAGCGGCCAGGGCGTCCTGCTGGAGCTCCACCTGACCGAGAACCGCCTGCGGGAGCTCAGCAACCTGCACCCGCTCGGCCAGCTGCGCAGGCTCTTCCTGGGCGTGAACAAGCTGCAG GATCTCTCTGAGATTGACAAGCTGGaggccctcccctctctcaccgaGCTGTCTGTGGTGGGGAACCCT GTGGCCCGCCGCTCCCAGCACCGGTCCTCTGTGGTGCTGCGGCTCTCCCGGCTGCAGGTGCTGGATGGCACGGCCGTGACGCTGGAGGAGAGGACCCGCGCAGAGCTGGCCTACGCTGAGACTCAG TGCTCTCTGCCCACTAGCGCCGCCCCGGAGGCCAACGTGCCCTGCCTGCTGCCCTTCATGCCACGAGGCGTCCCGCTGCGCAGCACCACCATCGCGCTCCCTCACCTGCTGGGGCAGGACGGACAGCTGCCCTTCGGCCTGGAGGAGGCGCCGCTGAGCGACCCACCCAGAC acaaagcaaacgGGAGGCAGAAGCAAAATGGCGGGTTCATCCCCCCGCAGTGCCGCAGTGGCCCGCCAGAAATGGCCTTCCGACAGCTCCGAGGGGCGGTGGCCCTCCCCACCACATGCCTCCTTCCCAACGGCCACAGGGTCGTCATCCCGTACCCCCACCAGCAAGAGCAGGACGGCAG GTGCCAGAGTGCTTCCAAACCGCCATTGATGTAG